Proteins from a genomic interval of Tenacibaculum sp. SZ-18:
- a CDS encoding aminoacyl-histidine dipeptidase, with protein sequence MSIEIKDIEPKVVWNHFADLNAVPRPSKKEERVIQFMVDFGKKLNLETFVDKVGNVIIKKPATAGMENRKTIVMQSHLDMVHQKNADTNFDFNTEGIKMFIDGDWVKAKGTTLGADNGLGVASIMAVLSSTDIAHPAIEALFTIDEETGMTGAMGLEGGILTGEILLNLDTEEDDEIGIGCAGGVDITATRTYEQEKTPENTIAFELSVTGLNGGHSGMDIHKGLGNANKIMNRLLFDGFTNYGLRISEINGGSLRNAIPRESFATVVIDTVSKEPFLFELNELINDITSEFSSLEPNLLIEFKEVSSPEFVMDLGVQMGLIKSVYAALNGVYRMSPDIADLVETSNNIARVIVKDGAIKIGCLTRSSSETNKWDLANSLRSTFELAGFDVEFSGSYPGWLPNMNSDILKVLKSLYLKMNSEEPHVAACHAGLECGILGQNYPEMDMISFGPNIRGAHSPDERAQISSMQKFWKFLLEILKNIPSAN encoded by the coding sequence ATGAGCATAGAAATTAAAGATATAGAACCAAAAGTTGTTTGGAATCACTTCGCAGATTTAAACGCTGTTCCTCGCCCTTCTAAAAAAGAAGAACGAGTGATTCAATTTATGGTAGACTTTGGAAAGAAATTAAACCTTGAAACTTTTGTTGACAAAGTTGGAAATGTAATTATCAAAAAACCAGCTACTGCTGGAATGGAAAATAGAAAAACCATTGTAATGCAAAGTCATTTAGATATGGTTCACCAAAAAAACGCAGATACAAATTTTGATTTTAATACTGAAGGAATCAAAATGTTCATAGATGGAGACTGGGTAAAAGCTAAAGGGACTACTTTAGGAGCAGATAATGGTTTAGGAGTTGCATCTATTATGGCAGTTTTATCATCAACTGATATTGCTCATCCGGCAATTGAAGCTTTATTCACAATCGATGAAGAAACTGGAATGACTGGTGCAATGGGACTTGAAGGTGGAATTTTAACAGGAGAAATATTATTAAACTTAGACACGGAAGAAGATGATGAAATTGGGATCGGTTGTGCTGGTGGTGTAGATATTACAGCAACAAGAACTTATGAGCAAGAAAAAACACCTGAAAACACTATCGCATTTGAACTTTCGGTAACTGGATTAAATGGAGGACACTCTGGAATGGATATCCATAAAGGGTTAGGTAATGCCAATAAAATTATGAATCGTTTGTTGTTTGATGGATTTACAAATTATGGTTTACGAATCTCTGAAATTAACGGTGGAAGTTTACGCAATGCTATTCCTCGGGAAAGTTTTGCTACTGTTGTAATTGATACGGTTTCAAAAGAACCTTTCTTGTTTGAATTAAATGAATTAATTAATGATATTACATCAGAATTCTCTTCTTTAGAACCAAACCTATTAATTGAATTTAAAGAAGTTTCATCTCCAGAATTTGTTATGGATTTAGGAGTTCAAATGGGATTAATAAAATCGGTTTACGCAGCTTTAAATGGAGTTTACAGAATGAGCCCTGATATTGCTGATTTAGTTGAAACTTCAAATAATATCGCTAGAGTTATTGTCAAAGACGGAGCAATTAAAATTGGTTGTTTAACTCGTTCTTCATCTGAGACGAACAAATGGGATTTAGCCAACTCTTTACGTTCTACTTTTGAATTAGCTGGATTTGATGTAGAGTTCTCTGGATCATACCCTGGATGGTTACCAAATATGAATTCAGACATTTTAAAAGTTTTAAAAAGTTTATATCTTAAAATGAATAGCGAAGAACCACACGTTGCAGCGTGTCATGCTGGTTTAGAATGTGGTATTTTGGGGCAAAATTA
- the recR gene encoding recombination mediator RecR, producing MDFSSKLLENAVNEVSRLPGIGKRTALRLVLHLLKQPKDNTKYLAEALTQLRNDVKSCRKCHNISDTIICDICSNPNRKEELVCVVEDIRDVMAIENTGQFRGLYHVLGGKISPIDGVGPQNLNIESLVDKVKSGEVKELIFALSSTMEGDTTNFYIYKQIEKYNITTSTIARGISVGDELEYADEVTLGRSIINRIPFEQSIKG from the coding sequence ATGGATTTTTCTTCAAAACTTCTTGAAAATGCAGTGAACGAGGTGAGTAGATTACCGGGTATAGGAAAGCGAACTGCATTGCGATTAGTGTTACATTTATTAAAGCAACCAAAGGATAATACAAAGTATTTAGCTGAAGCACTTACGCAATTGCGAAATGATGTAAAGTCATGTAGAAAATGCCATAATATTTCAGATACAATTATATGTGATATTTGTAGTAATCCTAATAGAAAGGAAGAGTTGGTTTGTGTGGTTGAAGATATTCGCGATGTCATGGCAATTGAAAACACAGGACAGTTTCGAGGTTTGTATCATGTGTTAGGAGGAAAGATTTCACCAATAGATGGTGTAGGACCTCAAAATTTAAATATAGAGTCTTTAGTAGATAAAGTTAAAAGTGGTGAAGTTAAGGAGTTAATCTTTGCCTTGAGTTCTACAATGGAAGGAGATACCACGAATTTTTACATTTATAAACAAATTGAAAAATATAATATAACGACATCTACAATTGCGAGAGGAATTTCTGTGGGAGATGAGTTAGAATATGCTGACGAAGTAACTTTAGGTAGAAGTATAATTAATCGTATACCTTTTGAACAATCAATAAAAGGATAA
- a CDS encoding lipocalin family protein produces the protein MKKFILISFALISFISCSSNSSSDGGDTTDPGQTLDPIIGVWNLSKENGFDVNSCSAQSRYIFTNDGKFTFTQHSTINNECTLDSQNSYNGEWTNNDDGTYYIKRHGFTSGTDAPISFTNENQDMIIGKFTWAKQ, from the coding sequence ATGAAAAAATTCATTTTAATTTCATTTGCACTTATTTCTTTTATCTCTTGTTCTTCTAACAGCTCTTCTGATGGGGGAGATACAACTGATCCTGGACAAACATTAGACCCAATAATTGGTGTCTGGAATTTATCAAAAGAAAACGGTTTCGATGTAAACTCTTGTTCAGCTCAAAGTAGATATATCTTTACGAATGATGGTAAGTTTACCTTTACTCAACATAGTACAATAAATAATGAATGTACTTTAGACTCACAAAACTCTTACAATGGAGAGTGGACTAATAATGATGATGGAACGTACTATATAAAAAGACACGGATTTACATCGGGCACAGATGCTCCAATTAGTTTTACTAATGAAAACCAAGATATGATTATTGGAAAATTTACTTGGGCAAAACAATAA
- a CDS encoding CopD family protein, with translation MDFLYVKSLHIIFVVTWFAGLFYIVRLFIYHAEAEKKEEPAKEILQTQYKLMEKRLWYIITWPSAILASIFAFWMLIENPVYLEMPWMHVKLSFVLALYFYHGKCHSMYKQFQRNKVKYGSLKLRIWNEVATIILFAVVFLVVLKNAINWIWGVVGIILVSVLLMISVRLYKKIRAKKSWDKYEKSLIEKNKEDDGNLS, from the coding sequence ATGGATTTTTTATACGTTAAATCACTTCATATTATTTTCGTAGTAACTTGGTTTGCTGGGTTATTTTACATTGTTCGTCTTTTTATTTATCATGCAGAAGCTGAAAAGAAAGAAGAACCTGCAAAGGAAATACTCCAAACACAATATAAATTAATGGAAAAAAGGCTTTGGTATATTATTACTTGGCCCTCTGCTATTTTAGCTAGTATTTTCGCATTTTGGATGCTTATTGAAAACCCAGTTTATTTGGAAATGCCATGGATGCATGTGAAACTATCTTTTGTTTTAGCTCTTTATTTTTATCATGGAAAATGTCATTCTATGTACAAACAATTTCAGAGAAACAAAGTAAAATATGGCTCGCTAAAACTTCGAATTTGGAATGAAGTTGCAACAATCATCCTTTTTGCTGTTGTATTTTTAGTGGTTCTAAAAAATGCAATTAATTGGATTTGGGGTGTTGTTGGAATTATTTTAGTTTCTGTTTTACTTATGATAAGTGTTAGACTTTACAAAAAAATTAGAGCTAAAAAGAGTTGGGATAAGTATGAAAAATCATTAATTGAAAAGAACAAAGAAGATGATGGTAATTTGAGTTAA
- the hemH gene encoding ferrochelatase, which yields MKGVLLVNLGSPDSTNPKDVKKYLDEFLMDERVIDVPYWLRAFLVRGIILNTRPKKSAAAYQKIWWEEGSPLIVLSERLQAKVQDQTELPVALAMRYGNPSLKSGLQELHDKGVRDVLMIPLYPQFAMATTETIVVLAEELRKEFFSDMKITDVPAFYNKPEYIKALSNSIKDYLSDKDYDHIMFSYHGVPERHIRKSDITKSHCKIDGSCCNAPSKAHEFCYRHQCFQTTKNVINELGLAEDKVTTTFQSRLGVDPWLQPYTDRTLVKKAEKDGIKKLAIVTPAFVSDCLETLEEIAMEGKEEFIEAGGEEFHTVPCINDNDEWVAVLAKWINEFKDN from the coding sequence ATGAAAGGAGTTTTATTAGTAAACTTAGGATCACCAGACAGCACAAATCCTAAAGATGTAAAGAAATATTTAGATGAGTTTTTAATGGACGAACGCGTTATTGACGTTCCTTATTGGTTAAGAGCTTTTCTTGTTAGAGGTATCATTTTGAATACACGTCCGAAAAAATCGGCAGCAGCTTATCAAAAAATTTGGTGGGAAGAAGGTTCACCATTGATTGTTCTTTCAGAAAGATTACAAGCAAAAGTTCAAGATCAAACAGAATTACCTGTAGCCTTAGCGATGCGATATGGAAATCCTTCTTTAAAATCTGGCTTACAGGAGCTACATGATAAAGGCGTTAGAGATGTTTTAATGATTCCTTTGTATCCACAATTTGCTATGGCAACTACAGAAACAATTGTTGTGTTGGCAGAAGAATTAAGAAAAGAATTTTTCTCAGACATGAAAATAACAGACGTACCTGCTTTTTACAACAAACCAGAGTATATAAAAGCTCTTTCAAACAGTATAAAAGATTATTTATCTGACAAAGATTATGATCATATTATGTTCTCATATCATGGAGTTCCAGAACGTCATATTCGTAAGTCAGATATTACAAAATCTCACTGTAAAATAGATGGAAGTTGTTGTAATGCACCTTCTAAAGCACACGAATTTTGTTATAGACACCAATGTTTTCAAACTACCAAAAACGTTATTAACGAATTAGGTTTAGCTGAAGATAAAGTTACAACTACCTTTCAATCTCGTTTAGGAGTCGACCCTTGGCTACAACCGTATACAGACAGAACACTAGTTAAAAAAGCGGAAAAAGACGGAATTAAGAAGTTAGCCATTGTTACTCCTGCATTCGTTTCAGACTGTTTAGAAACATTAGAGGAAATAGCTATGGAAGGTAAAGAGGAGTTTATTGAAGCAGGTGGAGAAGAATTCCATACAGTACCTTGTATAAACGATAATGATGAATGGGTAGCTGTTTTAGCGAAATGGATTAACGAGTTTAAAGATAACTAA
- a CDS encoding TrmH family RNA methyltransferase — MKQLTHYEIENNETKFPITIVCDAIRTPENIGMCFRIAESFGVQKIYLHESSPSMDNRIVKKTARNTLNQIESEQYSDFNNLMSTLKEEGNTIIGIEITDKSITIQDFDFKNHEKLVLLLGSERNGIENIDLVDATVSIPMYGRNSSMNVIHSLAITLYETTNQLKSKLEVRS; from the coding sequence ATGAAACAACTTACACACTACGAAATAGAAAACAACGAAACTAAATTCCCTATCACTATTGTTTGTGATGCAATTCGCACTCCAGAAAATATCGGAATGTGCTTTAGAATTGCGGAAAGTTTTGGTGTTCAAAAAATATATTTACATGAAAGTTCTCCTTCTATGGACAACAGAATTGTAAAAAAAACTGCTAGAAATACTTTGAATCAAATTGAATCAGAACAATACAGTGATTTCAACAACTTGATGAGTACATTAAAAGAAGAAGGCAACACCATAATTGGCATTGAAATTACTGATAAGAGTATAACTATTCAAGATTTTGATTTTAAAAATCATGAAAAATTGGTATTACTTTTAGGTAGTGAAAGAAACGGAATAGAAAACATCGATTTAGTTGACGCAACTGTCTCTATTCCAATGTATGGACGTAATTCTAGTATGAATGTCATTCATAGTTTAGCAATTACATTATACGAAACAACGAATCAGTTAAAATCAAAGTTAGAAGTTAGAAGTTAG
- a CDS encoding AraC family transcriptional regulator, translating to MLKNIAESTFVETNLENGFMLLEFSNDTMKTQRFEREIDSSFIQLHFCIHGNAKFHFNNGNYTFDVLEEHSILLYNPQQNLPLNLEIQPKSSLVSLLVSIKKFHSLFSKEAGYISFLSDENKNRKYYDNATIKPTVLIVLKQIINANVNSSLRELYIKGKIYELLSLYFQKDESIEGDYCPFLVDERDVSKIRKAKDIIISRMAEPPTLQELSNETGLNLKKLKEGFKQVYGDTVYSFLFDYKMEHARKLLESNQYNVNEVGLQVGYSTASHFIAAFKKKFGTTPKQYVLSLNS from the coding sequence ATCTTGAAAAATATCGCTGAAAGCACTTTTGTTGAAACCAATTTAGAAAATGGATTTATGCTATTAGAGTTCTCGAACGACACAATGAAAACCCAACGTTTTGAACGAGAAATAGATAGCTCTTTTATCCAATTACATTTTTGTATTCATGGAAATGCGAAATTCCACTTTAATAATGGTAATTATACTTTTGATGTTTTAGAAGAGCATTCAATTTTATTATACAATCCACAACAAAATCTTCCTTTGAATTTAGAGATTCAACCGAAAAGCTCGTTGGTTTCTCTATTAGTTTCTATAAAAAAGTTTCACTCTTTATTTTCTAAAGAAGCAGGTTATATTTCATTCTTAAGTGACGAAAATAAGAACAGAAAGTACTACGATAATGCCACTATCAAACCAACTGTTCTAATTGTATTAAAGCAAATTATTAATGCCAATGTGAATAGTTCGTTACGAGAATTATACATCAAAGGAAAGATATATGAATTATTAAGTCTGTATTTTCAAAAAGACGAATCTATTGAAGGAGACTATTGTCCGTTTTTAGTTGATGAACGTGATGTTTCAAAAATTAGAAAAGCAAAAGACATTATAATTTCTCGCATGGCAGAACCTCCTACTCTACAGGAATTATCGAACGAAACTGGATTAAACTTAAAAAAGCTAAAAGAAGGTTTTAAACAAGTTTATGGTGATACTGTTTATAGCTTTTTATTCGATTATAAAATGGAACACGCACGTAAATTACTGGAGAGTAATCAGTATAATGTGAATGAAGTTGGACTTCAAGTGGGATACAGTACAGCAAGTCATTTTATAGCCGCCTTTAAAAAGAAATTTGGAACTACTCCTAAGCAATACGTTTTATCTTTAAATAGTTAA
- the hemA gene encoding glutamyl-tRNA reductase, giving the protein MESTTHKNFYSIGVSYIKADAQTRGKFSLAADDKIALLNEAKLKGFEGVFVLSTCNRTEIIGFAEHPFQLISMLCKHSNGSVEEFAKISYVHKNQEAIQHLFHIGTGLDSQILGDYEIVGQLRTAFKIAKDQGTTNAFMERLLNNVMQASKRVKNETKLSSGTTSVSYAAVQYLIDNLDDYQNKNILVYGLGKMGKHTCKNLTEYAQNKQVTIINRTEQKVDTFIKEYPSIKKAKIEDLTNEIDKADILIVSTGAAEATVTLENIPLDRNLLILDLSVPANVDSSIKNLENVKLVNVDELSKVTDETLAKRKDEIPYAKQIIQEHKQEFNEWLNHRRFTPAINALKQSLEVIQRNEINFHKKKIDNFDVDQAEAITSRFIQKITTQFVKHLKTEETSVNQSIQVMAKVFGTNLETIDAENH; this is encoded by the coding sequence TTGGAAAGTACAACACATAAAAATTTTTACAGTATTGGAGTAAGCTACATAAAAGCAGATGCGCAAACTCGGGGTAAGTTTTCTTTAGCTGCTGATGATAAAATAGCTTTATTAAATGAGGCAAAGTTAAAAGGCTTTGAAGGAGTATTTGTGTTATCTACTTGTAATCGAACAGAAATTATAGGTTTTGCAGAGCATCCTTTTCAATTAATTAGCATGCTATGTAAGCATTCAAACGGCTCCGTTGAAGAATTTGCCAAAATATCTTATGTGCATAAAAATCAAGAAGCAATTCAACATTTATTTCATATAGGAACTGGATTAGATAGTCAAATACTTGGAGATTATGAGATAGTCGGTCAATTGCGAACTGCTTTTAAAATTGCTAAAGATCAAGGAACTACCAACGCCTTCATGGAAAGATTACTTAATAATGTAATGCAAGCCAGTAAGCGAGTTAAGAACGAAACAAAACTGAGTTCAGGAACGACATCTGTTTCTTATGCAGCAGTTCAATACCTGATTGATAATCTAGACGATTACCAAAACAAGAATATTTTGGTGTATGGATTAGGTAAAATGGGTAAACATACTTGTAAGAATTTAACAGAGTACGCACAAAACAAACAAGTTACTATAATAAATAGAACGGAACAGAAGGTTGATACATTTATCAAAGAATATCCATCAATTAAAAAAGCTAAAATTGAAGATTTAACAAATGAAATTGATAAGGCAGATATTTTAATTGTTTCTACAGGAGCAGCAGAAGCCACTGTTACTTTAGAAAATATTCCTTTAGATCGTAATCTTTTAATCTTAGATTTATCAGTTCCTGCAAATGTAGATTCAAGTATTAAAAATCTCGAGAATGTTAAGTTGGTTAATGTTGATGAACTTTCAAAAGTTACTGATGAAACATTAGCAAAGCGTAAGGATGAAATTCCTTATGCTAAACAAATTATACAAGAGCATAAACAAGAATTTAACGAATGGTTAAATCATCGTCGTTTTACACCAGCAATTAATGCTTTGAAACAATCTCTTGAGGTAATTCAAAGAAATGAAATAAATTTTCATAAAAAAAAGATTGATAATTTTGATGTAGATCAAGCGGAGGCAATTACATCACGATTTATTCAAAAAATAACTACACAATTTGTAAAACACTTAAAAACAGAAGAAACTTCTGTGAATCAGAGCATACAAGTAATGGCAAAAGTGTTTGGCACAAATTTAGAAACAATTGATGCAGAAAATCATTAG
- the hemC gene encoding hydroxymethylbilane synthase: MQKIIRIGSRESELALWQAKKVQKLLEELEYNTEIVPIKSTGDIILDKPLYELGITGIFTKNLDIAMLNGDIDIAVHSMKDVPTVLPEGIIQAAVLKRANYNDILVLKDNEEFMAQAEGVIATSSLRRRAQWLNRYPTHKIEDLRGNVNTRLQKVKDNEWNGAIFAAAGLERIGKRPKGAVNLSWMIPAPAQGAIMVTALANDEFSLDACNQLNDVDTETCTTIEREFLNRLEGGCTAPIGALAYINEVDKELVFKGVLLSRDGKKKIEVSKKVPIGRHKYVAKDCANYIIDRGGKLIMINDLGVEKEFSIFSTRKLSEVQKKLLPTTVKVEDSDFIKVRFNRIAPKFIKEEIENVIITSKNGVEALLHNFTADQIQFKKIFCVGRRTKKLIEQKIGKVVFSARNAEKLSKYLAEEISGQEVTYFCSDLRLDTLPIKLKENNISVTEVEAYKTMYSPIKVDDSVNGVLFYSPSTVESYMRENKTDKIAFCIGDTTAKEASKYFSEVKIAKLPTVESVIELVNTHFVKE; the protein is encoded by the coding sequence ATGCAGAAAATCATTAGAATCGGTTCTCGTGAAAGCGAGTTAGCTTTATGGCAAGCTAAAAAAGTTCAAAAATTATTAGAAGAACTAGAATACAATACTGAAATAGTTCCGATTAAGTCGACCGGTGATATAATTCTAGATAAGCCTCTTTACGAATTAGGAATAACAGGAATTTTCACGAAGAATTTAGATATAGCAATGTTAAATGGCGATATTGATATTGCTGTACATTCAATGAAGGATGTTCCTACAGTTTTACCAGAAGGAATAATTCAAGCTGCTGTTTTAAAGCGTGCAAATTATAACGATATCCTTGTATTGAAAGATAATGAAGAGTTTATGGCTCAGGCTGAAGGAGTAATCGCAACAAGTAGCTTACGTAGAAGAGCTCAATGGTTAAATCGTTATCCGACTCATAAAATTGAAGATTTAAGAGGAAATGTAAATACTCGTTTACAAAAGGTTAAAGATAATGAATGGAACGGAGCTATTTTTGCTGCGGCAGGATTAGAACGTATCGGAAAAAGACCTAAAGGGGCAGTTAATCTTTCTTGGATGATTCCTGCTCCAGCGCAAGGTGCAATTATGGTTACAGCTCTCGCTAATGATGAGTTTTCTTTAGATGCTTGTAATCAATTAAATGATGTTGATACAGAAACTTGTACAACTATAGAAAGAGAGTTTTTGAATCGTTTAGAAGGTGGGTGTACAGCTCCTATTGGAGCTTTAGCTTATATTAATGAAGTTGATAAAGAGTTGGTTTTTAAAGGTGTTTTATTGAGTAGAGATGGGAAAAAGAAAATTGAGGTAAGTAAGAAAGTACCAATTGGAAGACATAAATATGTCGCAAAAGATTGTGCTAATTACATTATTGATAGAGGAGGGAAGTTGATAATGATAAATGATCTTGGAGTAGAGAAAGAATTCTCTATTTTTTCCACTAGAAAGCTTTCCGAAGTGCAGAAAAAATTACTTCCTACAACTGTAAAAGTTGAAGATAGTGACTTCATAAAAGTAAGATTCAATAGAATCGCACCAAAGTTCATAAAGGAAGAAATAGAAAATGTAATTATCACAAGTAAAAATGGAGTAGAAGCACTTTTACACAATTTTACAGCTGATCAAATACAGTTTAAAAAAATATTTTGTGTAGGCAGAAGAACCAAAAAGCTTATTGAACAAAAAATTGGTAAAGTAGTTTTTTCTGCAAGAAATGCTGAAAAGTTATCAAAGTACCTTGCAGAAGAAATCTCAGGACAAGAAGTAACTTATTTCTGTAGTGATTTACGATTAGATACATTACCAATAAAGCTTAAAGAAAATAATATTTCAGTTACCGAAGTTGAAGCGTATAAAACCATGTACAGTCCAATAAAAGTTGATGATAGCGTAAATGGTGTTTTATTTTATAGTCCGTCCACCGTCGAGAGTTACATGAGAGAAAATAAAACTGATAAAATCGCTTTTTGTATTGGTGATACCACAGCAAAAGAAGCTTCTAAATATTTTTCAGAAGTAAAAATTGCAAAATTACCAACTGTTGAAAGTGTTATTGAGTTAGTGAATACCCATTTTGTAAAAGAATAA
- the hemB gene encoding porphobilinogen synthase: MFRRPRRNRKSAAIRAMVEETTLSVNDFIYPVFLIEGSGKREEIVSMPGIYRYTLDSLMDEIQECVDLGIKGFCVFPSLGDDKKDKYATEGHNPESLYNTALKQIKTKFPNIALMTDIAMDPYSSDGHDGIVENGEILNDETLDILGKMALAQAKAGADILGPSDMMDGRVGYIRDILDKAGYTHVSIMSYTAKYASAFYGPFRDALDSAPKFGDKKTYQMNPANKNEALVEADLDISEGADMIMVKPALAYLDIIKLLKDNYNVPITAYNVSGEYAMLKAASEKGWLDGEKVMMESLLSIKRAGADIILTYFAKEAAQILAQK, translated from the coding sequence ATGTTCAGAAGACCAAGAAGAAACAGAAAATCTGCTGCAATTAGAGCAATGGTTGAAGAAACAACATTATCTGTAAATGATTTTATTTATCCTGTGTTTTTGATAGAAGGTTCAGGTAAAAGAGAAGAGATTGTTTCTATGCCAGGTATTTATCGATATACTCTGGATTCATTAATGGATGAGATTCAGGAATGTGTTGACCTAGGAATTAAAGGTTTTTGCGTTTTCCCTTCTTTAGGTGATGATAAGAAAGACAAGTATGCAACGGAAGGTCATAATCCAGAAAGTTTATATAATACAGCATTAAAGCAGATTAAAACTAAATTTCCAAACATTGCTTTAATGACAGACATAGCTATGGATCCTTATTCAAGTGATGGTCATGACGGAATTGTAGAAAATGGAGAAATACTAAATGATGAAACTCTAGATATATTAGGTAAAATGGCATTGGCTCAAGCCAAAGCAGGAGCAGATATTCTTGGACCTTCAGATATGATGGACGGCCGAGTAGGTTATATTAGAGATATTCTTGATAAAGCTGGATATACTCATGTTTCAATTATGTCTTATACAGCAAAATATGCTAGTGCTTTCTACGGACCATTTCGTGATGCTTTAGATTCAGCACCTAAATTTGGAGATAAAAAGACATATCAAATGAATCCTGCTAACAAGAATGAAGCTTTAGTAGAAGCAGATTTAGATATTTCAGAGGGAGCAGATATGATTATGGTAAAGCCGGCTTTAGCGTATTTAGATATCATCAAATTATTGAAAGATAACTATAACGTTCCAATTACAGCCTATAATGTTAGTGGAGAATATGCAATGTTAAAAGCAGCATCTGAGAAAGGGTGGCTTGATGGGGAAAAAGTAATGATGGAAAGTTTGTTGAGTATAAAAAGAGCAGGAGCAGATATAATCCTTACATATTTTGCAAAAGAGGCTGCTCAAATTTTAGCTCAAAAGTAA